One window of the Homoserinimonas aerilata genome contains the following:
- a CDS encoding APC family permease, with protein sequence MTDDVRSPKRWLIGDPLPSDKLDEQLLPKRLALPIFASDPLSSVAYAPQELLLILALGGLAMLSFAPWVAAAVVLLLVVVVASYRQLVKAYPSGGGDYEVAHRNLGEKAGLIVASALLVDYVMTVTVSVASGVDNIISAIPVLHEWRVELAVVFVVLLVAVNLRGVAESSKAFALPTYLFIGSVLLMVVVGGIRVALGDIPVAESADFTVKAAELSQVGVILLLLRAFASGCSALTGVEAISNGVPAFRVPKIRNAQWTLVLMGGIAIVLFVGVTALALISRVHYAEHPCDLVGWAECATAPQRSVMAQLAAAVFGGDGTIMFFVVQATTAAVLLLAANTAFNGFPLLGSVLARDGYAPKSLQTRGDRLVYSNGVIVLGLAAIMLLIAYQANLTQLIQLYIIGVFVSFTLGQTGMVKHWIRMLRGGVSAPRSVLWGLAINATGAVFTATVLVIVTVTKFTHGAWLVFVIMPVLYLLMVRVNRYYRAVESDLEVDPVTTFGSEGDHAIVLVGRLQKPTLKALDYAIAARHESLEAVHCSIDDDATALLERQWAEMNIRVPLRVVQSPYRDISDPLIAYLKSRHEAHGSEVMTVYLPQFIVGHWWERLLHNHKARRIRHKLMLVHGVTVALVPWLLGSSAALKNRTPRPLPGQERRGEPVRPVVRRSLPPARRRRR encoded by the coding sequence GTGACTGATGATGTCAGGTCGCCCAAGCGGTGGCTGATCGGGGATCCCCTCCCCAGCGACAAGCTCGACGAGCAGCTCCTTCCGAAGCGCCTTGCGCTGCCGATCTTTGCGAGCGATCCGCTCTCGTCGGTCGCGTACGCGCCGCAGGAACTGCTCCTGATCCTCGCCCTCGGCGGCCTCGCGATGCTGAGTTTCGCGCCGTGGGTGGCCGCGGCGGTCGTGCTGCTGCTGGTGGTCGTCGTCGCCTCGTACCGGCAGCTCGTCAAGGCGTACCCCTCGGGCGGTGGCGACTACGAGGTCGCCCACCGCAACCTGGGCGAGAAGGCGGGCCTGATCGTGGCATCCGCCCTGCTCGTCGACTATGTGATGACCGTGACGGTGTCGGTCGCGAGCGGCGTCGACAACATCATCTCGGCGATCCCCGTGCTGCACGAGTGGCGGGTCGAGCTCGCCGTCGTGTTCGTCGTGCTGCTCGTCGCCGTGAACCTGCGTGGCGTCGCCGAGTCGAGCAAGGCCTTCGCCCTGCCCACCTATCTGTTCATCGGCAGTGTGCTGCTCATGGTCGTGGTCGGCGGCATCCGTGTGGCGCTCGGCGACATCCCCGTGGCCGAGTCGGCCGACTTCACGGTGAAGGCTGCGGAGCTCAGCCAGGTGGGCGTCATCCTGCTGCTGCTGCGCGCATTCGCGAGCGGATGTTCGGCCCTCACCGGCGTGGAGGCCATCAGCAACGGGGTGCCCGCGTTCAGGGTGCCGAAGATCCGCAACGCCCAGTGGACCCTTGTACTGATGGGCGGCATCGCCATTGTGCTGTTCGTGGGGGTGACCGCGCTCGCGCTGATCAGCCGGGTGCACTACGCCGAGCATCCGTGTGATCTGGTCGGGTGGGCGGAATGTGCGACCGCACCGCAGCGCAGTGTCATGGCTCAGCTTGCGGCGGCGGTCTTCGGCGGCGACGGCACGATCATGTTCTTTGTCGTGCAGGCGACGACGGCGGCAGTGCTGCTGTTGGCGGCGAACACGGCGTTCAATGGTTTTCCGCTGCTCGGTTCTGTTCTCGCCCGAGACGGTTACGCACCCAAGTCGCTGCAGACGCGCGGCGATCGCCTCGTCTACTCCAACGGGGTCATCGTGCTCGGGCTCGCCGCCATCATGCTGCTCATCGCCTACCAGGCAAACTTGACGCAGCTCATCCAGCTGTACATCATCGGGGTCTTCGTCTCGTTCACGCTCGGCCAGACCGGCATGGTGAAGCACTGGATCCGGATGCTCCGCGGCGGCGTATCGGCACCGCGTTCGGTTCTGTGGGGCTTGGCGATCAACGCGACGGGTGCCGTCTTCACTGCGACGGTGCTTGTGATCGTCACGGTGACCAAGTTCACGCACGGCGCCTGGCTGGTCTTCGTGATCATGCCGGTGCTGTATCTCCTCATGGTGCGGGTGAATCGCTACTACCGCGCCGTCGAAAGTGATCTCGAGGTCGACCCGGTGACAACATTCGGCTCAGAGGGCGACCACGCCATCGTGCTGGTGGGGCGTCTGCAGAAACCCACGCTGAAGGCCCTCGACTACGCGATCGCTGCGCGGCACGAGAGTCTGGAGGCGGTTCACTGTTCGATCGACGATGACGCCACGGCGCTGCTGGAACGGCAGTGGGCGGAGATGAACATCCGCGTGCCGCTGCGCGTGGTCCAGTCGCCGTACCGCGACATCAGTGACCCGCTCATCGCATATCTGAAGTCGCGACACGAAGCCCACGGCTCCGAGGTCATGACGGTGTACCTGCCACAGTTCATCGTCGGGCACTGGTGGGAGCGGCTGCTGCACAACCACAAGGCCCGGCGCATCCGCCACAAGCTCATGCTCGTGCACGGGGTGACGGTCGCGCTCGTGCCGTGGCTGCTCGGCTCATCGGCGGCACTGAAGAACCGTACGCCTCGGCCGCTCCCCGGGCAGGAACGGCGCGGTGAGCCCGTGCGGCCAGTCGTCCGGCGGTCGCTGCCACCGGCCCGTCGTCGACGGCGCTGA
- a CDS encoding carbohydrate ABC transporter permease, producing MNKARVLSATTVAYLLLIALALVYIYPFMISIAGSLKSNGDATANPLSLLPQVWSVAAYDRLFTEVPMLRWAGNSALVTLFVTLGRVFFDSLAGYALSRLKFRGRGVIFAGVIGVMAVPSVVLLIPRFLVLKELGIYDTYAGMILPLLVDAGGIFIMKQFFESIPVSVEEAARLDGAGVFRTFWSVVLPMARPALITIFIFSFQGSWNEFSHFVVSRQSPDLNTLTTGVASLVSGQLGGQGNQFPLQLAAAVLMSIPVAVLFFFFQKRIMNTSDGGDKG from the coding sequence ATGAACAAGGCCCGCGTTCTCTCAGCTACCACCGTGGCGTACCTGCTGCTCATCGCCCTGGCCCTCGTCTATATCTATCCGTTCATGATCAGCATCGCCGGGTCGCTCAAGTCCAATGGCGATGCCACCGCAAACCCACTCTCACTTCTGCCTCAGGTCTGGTCGGTTGCGGCGTACGACCGCCTGTTCACTGAAGTTCCGATGCTGCGATGGGCGGGGAACTCCGCACTTGTCACGCTCTTCGTCACGCTGGGGCGAGTGTTCTTCGATTCGCTCGCGGGATATGCGCTCTCCCGCTTGAAGTTCCGCGGTCGGGGGGTCATCTTCGCTGGCGTTATCGGAGTCATGGCGGTGCCCAGCGTGGTGCTGTTGATCCCACGCTTCCTCGTACTCAAAGAACTGGGCATCTACGACACCTACGCCGGCATGATTCTCCCACTTCTCGTCGACGCCGGCGGAATCTTCATCATGAAACAGTTCTTCGAATCAATACCCGTGAGCGTTGAAGAGGCTGCCCGTCTTGACGGCGCCGGCGTATTCCGCACCTTCTGGTCTGTCGTCCTCCCCATGGCACGACCGGCGCTCATCACCATCTTCATCTTCAGCTTCCAGGGCTCGTGGAACGAGTTCTCCCACTTCGTCGTCTCCCGGCAGTCGCCCGATCTCAACACACTCACCACCGGTGTGGCTTCGCTGGTGTCGGGCCAACTCGGCGGGCAGGGCAACCAGTTTCCCCTCCAGCTCGCCGCAGCAGTCCTCATGTCAATCCCTGTCGCGGTTCTGTTCTTCTTCTTCCAGAAGCGGATCATGAACACCAGCGATGGCGGAGACAAGGGCTAG
- a CDS encoding carbohydrate ABC transporter permease gives MSRTLGTDRDHSAKRKNALFSGHTSAGWLFTAPSIAIIAIFLVIPIVLAVWVSLSDWNGLGSPLSGKTEFVGLDNYATILAEPGLARDDFGISLRNNFYYVLFVVPLQTALSLFLAVQVNRRILRGRGFFRTAFYFPSITSSVAIVIVFLFLFSASGAVNTVLGWFGAKGPNWFSDPSGIFHNMLAAFGITSPPPFLADEWFLGVTGWQWISGPSIAMCALIIMAVWTTSGTFMLLFLAALQAIGSDVREAALIDGAGPIRTFFSITLPLVKPTIFTVLTLGLIGTWQLFDAIYLTGGGAPGKTTLTPAYLAYETSFKGLDWGQGAAISFILFGIIVTLTLLQRFILKDRDRTTLRTRRGVTAGNDAAPRGREGSA, from the coding sequence ATGTCACGCACACTAGGTACTGATCGCGACCACTCCGCCAAGCGGAAGAACGCCCTCTTCAGCGGGCACACATCCGCCGGTTGGCTCTTCACCGCACCATCTATTGCAATCATCGCCATCTTCCTCGTCATCCCCATAGTCCTGGCGGTGTGGGTGAGCTTGAGCGACTGGAACGGCCTCGGGTCACCCCTCAGCGGGAAGACGGAATTCGTCGGCCTCGACAACTACGCCACCATCCTCGCCGAGCCCGGGCTGGCACGCGACGACTTCGGCATCTCGCTCCGCAACAACTTCTACTACGTGCTCTTCGTTGTTCCCCTGCAGACCGCACTCTCGTTGTTCTTGGCCGTCCAGGTCAACAGGAGGATCCTGCGCGGCCGGGGATTCTTCCGCACCGCCTTCTACTTCCCGTCGATCACCAGTTCGGTCGCAATCGTGATCGTTTTCCTCTTCCTCTTCAGCGCATCCGGTGCCGTGAACACGGTGCTCGGCTGGTTCGGAGCGAAGGGGCCCAACTGGTTCTCCGACCCCAGCGGGATCTTTCACAACATGCTGGCTGCCTTCGGAATTACCTCGCCGCCTCCGTTCCTCGCCGACGAGTGGTTCCTCGGCGTCACCGGATGGCAGTGGATCAGCGGGCCAAGCATCGCCATGTGTGCGCTGATCATCATGGCCGTGTGGACCACATCCGGCACCTTCATGCTCTTATTCCTCGCCGCGCTCCAGGCCATCGGATCCGACGTTCGGGAGGCCGCCCTCATCGACGGTGCAGGGCCAATCCGGACATTCTTCTCGATCACGCTTCCCCTTGTGAAGCCAACGATTTTCACTGTGCTGACGCTCGGCCTGATCGGTACATGGCAGCTGTTCGATGCCATCTATCTCACCGGTGGTGGCGCCCCTGGCAAGACCACACTCACACCCGCCTATCTCGCGTACGAGACCTCATTCAAAGGCCTCGACTGGGGCCAGGGTGCAGCCATCTCCTTCATCCTCTTCGGCATCATCGTCACGCTCACGCTGCTCCAGCGCTTCATCCTGAAGGACCGCGACCGGACGACGCTGCGCACCAGAAGGGGCGTGACCGCCGGCAATGATGCCGCACCTCGAGGAAGGGAAGGATCAGCATGA